A genomic region of Colletotrichum destructivum chromosome 5, complete sequence contains the following coding sequences:
- a CDS encoding Putative FAD-binding domain, FAD/NAD(P)-binding domain superfamily codes for MDSIPSHRSKLVRQPAAGSASTSPDDAYEVVQHPQSKLLELTTRMLHLSALPDDSLDRSDTHSQEPSCVRWLLSRAVLEHIPGDGSIACSALATSAGVPEQQLSDVVDAAVLCGFLREPAAGHVAHTRSSASLVFCKSFLGWLRGTSSVPMPILLEVLNATLTGETGDTGDGNKPATSNMALGATGSFSNGVSHDGSLTAASSDDPTKVATTLPHKSQKPPAERFAGISSQVQSPLALATDERPVLIIGAGISGLCLAQALRKVGIPFRVFERDSAIDSRPQGYRLKLRQDAEVALAESLPKDVYQHFLASCAILAVGETDFNPFTGEVTKSRAGGGLSGKLGLSPSHTVDRTVFRSILMTGIEDRVFFSRQLASYTANEDQGGGGGGGGVVVTFTDGERTEGRFLVGADGLHSIVRPGLLPEHKIKDTGAACVYGKTPLTPELAARFPEKGLRWMTVVADQAPMLQSFHIGDAPATLLTEPTRFSEESRSRYRLPQDYVYWVLIAPQARFGAGGGLTSPPPKAGNNIGGPNQQQQQAAAAAEAAARLSLAVTEEWHPSLRSVFELQDTRQATFVPIISSVPDIPAWEPSAVVTLLGDAIHPMSPCGGVGAQTAICDAAALAKVLDEARGSPSAGDVGRFEEGMRRRARGSIVQSEIGSKTMFGLGSLEECKPWASN; via the exons ATGGATTCCATTCCCTCCCACAGGTCTAAGCTCGTGCGTCAACCTGCCGCTGGGTCAGCGAGTACCAGCCCCGACGACGCCTACGAAGTCGTCCAGCACCCGCAGAGCAAGCTTCTCGagttgacgacgaggatgctCCATCTGTCTGCTCTTCCGGACGATTCCCTTGATCGTTCAGATACTCAC TCTCAAGAGCCAAGCTGCGTACGATGGCTTCTAAGCCGTGCCGTCCTAGAGCACATTCCAGGAGACGGCTCCATCGCGTGTTCCGCATTAGCTACAAGCGCCGGTGTACCCGAGCAACAGCTTTCTGACGTTGTTGATGCGGCTGTTCTCTGCGGGTTCTTgagggagccggcggcgggacACGTCGCGCACACCCGATCTTCGGCCTCGCTCGTCTTCTGCAAGAGCTTCCTTGGCTGGCTGCGCGGGACGTCGAGCGTGCCGATGCCCATCCTGCTCGAAGTTCTGAACGCCACCCTCAcgggcgagacgggcgaCACGGGCGACGGAAACAAGCCGGCGACCAGCAATATGGCCCTGGGCGCCACGGGCTCGTTTTCGAACGGCGTCAGCCACGACGGGAGTCTCACAGCCGCCTCTTCTGACGATCCGACCAAAGTTGCCACCACACTTCCACACAAGAGCCAGAAGCCTCCTGCCGAGCGTTTCGCCGGGATTTCTTCGCAAGTCCAGTCACCACTCGCGCTAGCGACTGATGAGAGACCCGTCCTaatcatcggcgccggcataAGCGGCCTCTGTTTGGCACAGGCGCTGAGGAAGGTCGGAATCCCGTTCAGAGTCTTTGAGAGAGACTCGGCCATCGACTCGCGTCCCCAGGGATACCGGCTGAAGCTCCGGCAGGACGCCGAAGTGGCGCTCGCCGAGAGCCTTCCGAAGGACGTCTACCAGCATTTCCTTGCCTCCTGCGCGATtcttgccgttggcgagaCCGACTTCAACCCGTTCACCGGCGAGGTGACCAAGAGCCGCGCCGGCGGGGGGCTGAGCGGGAAATTGGGCCTGAGCCCCAGCCACACCGTTGACCGGACCGTCTTCCGGTCCATACTCATGACGGGCATCGAAGACCGCGTCTTCTTTTCGAGACAGCTCGCTTCCTACACCGCGAACGAGgaccagggcggcggcggcggcggcggcggtgttgtcGTCACGTTCACGGACGGCGAGAGGACGGAAGGGCGattcctcgtcggcgccgacggtctCCACTCCATCGTGCGCCCCGGACTCTTGCCGGAGCACAAGATCAAGGACACCGGTGCGGCCTGCGTGTACGGCAAGACGCCCCTGACGcccgagctcgccgccagGTTCCCGGAGAAGGGACTGCGGTGGATGACCGTTGTGGCCGACCAGGCGCCGATGCTCCAGTCGTTCCACATCGGCGAcgcgccggcgacgctgcTCACGGAGCCGACGCGCTTCAGCGAGGAGAGCCGGTCGAGGTACCGGCTGCCCCAGGACTACGTCTACTGGGTGCTCATAGCTCCGCAGGCGCGAttcggcgcgggcggcgggctaACATCACCGCCACCCAAGGCCGGGAACAACATAGGAGGCCCGaaccaacagcagcagcaggcggcggcggcggcggaggcagcGGCACGTCTTAGCCTGGCCGTCACGGAGGAGTGGCACCCTTCCCTGCGGTCCGTGTTCGAGCTGCAAGACACGCGGCAGGCCACCTTCGTGCCGATCATCTCCTCGGTGCCGGACATCCCCGCCTGGGAGCCGTCTGCTGTGGTGAcgctgctcggcgacgccatcCACCCGATGAGCCCCTGCGGCGGAGTCGGGGCGCAGACGGCCATCTGCGACGCGGCCGCGCTCGccaaggtcctcgacgaggctcgcgggtcgccgtcggcaggGGATGTCGGTAGGTTCGAGGAGGGCATGAGGAGGCGGGCCCGCGGTAGCATCGTGCAGAGCGAGATTGGCTCCAAGACGATGTTTGGGCTCGGGTCTCTGGAGGAATGTAAGCCCTGGGCCAGCAATTGA
- a CDS encoding Putative thioesterase, Acyl transferase domain superfamily, phosphopantetheine binding ACP has translation MPTQQPEMLAYVFGDQTHDLTDDLLGLLQSRDDPLVVNFLERSCAVLKSETARLPPDHQARCPRFSSIADLLAPYSERTLNPCLVQALTCITQLGLFIRQHSSRCEAYPSPERTCLAGVCTGAIAAAAVSFAHSAPSLLSPALHAVTVAVRVGALAWDVADRISHHHHGDDESTPTETAAAAFESWSRVVAGCPLSSLTDTLVRYASDKGLSAIKTPYISAVLGPTQATVSGPPEVLSDFFTSGACREIAPSSASLRITAPYHSAVLFHEEDIEQILEGVPKSGRQQPDVDGIPIVSISAEGQQQQDQQQEEEEEQGLYKAVSSQSLHDALGQAVRECLVRAVALDKLPARIAEHAKTVVAPAGAQHPARVSLRFFGVQNRESLVAQMRLLLPSDAYCVTQAMTGQTLEDFPASPSPSVSASTPNGTRNVPEAAAAAAEGSNAKQPLAILSASGRFPGNADTMDQFWDILYNGIDTHEMVPPSRWDASTHVGDTSIKNVSGTGYGCWLHQAGQFDTTFFNISPREASRIDPAQRLALMTAAEALEKAGIVPDRTPSTMRHRVGVWYGSCSMDWLETNSAQDIDAYFIPGGARAFIAGRVNYFFKFTGPSFTVDTACSSSLAALHLACNALWRGEVDTAVVGGTNMTTNPDITAGLDRGHFLSRTGNCKTFDDAADGYCRGEAAVTLVLKRLSDARRDNDPIEACLLSVATNHNAEAESITRPNTAAQRELFRGLLADAVVRPNDISYVEMHGTGTQAGDAGETSSIVNTLSPLTARGSCLRPASSPLYLGAAKANVGHSEAASGVTSIAKVLMMMKHSIIPPHIGVKTEFNRRLPNLAQRNARIAMVPTAWPRPPHGGSRRVLLNNFSAAGGNTSIVMEDAPPPCVTGGEAGIDPRRRHVVTISAKTPESLVSNVANLAHWLEDDAEVSSQQQQEDATNQNLLAQLSYTTTARRTHHRYRVAVVAGSASKLASSLRKQLETLNGGDKILPAPSKAPGVVFTFTGQGSQYAGMGEALYARFASFRTDLRRCDHLCIRMGYPSIVALFETASSRDAFDRASLTCLQLAHVSFQMALCKLWESFGITPTAVVGHSLGEYAALYAAGVLSQSDVLYLVGRRSQIMEEQLPEGTHAMLAVKAGEASIMQHLDVGVGVGEVLEVACRNGPANTVLGGAISDIQEAQSALEAKGIRCRVLETAHAFHTAQVEPVLAYFRKATKGVVMRRPRIPVLSPVLGKVLRKSADFGDDYFVKHCRQPVNLVQAVSAAAVEGIVGNRTFAIEIGPAPLVAPMVRDIIGNRTTMQTCASVNKTMDPWQLLAEALSRLYLAGVSVDWNKYHQDFPECHRVLPIPVYGWTLKEYWMQYTNDWSLRKGDPAWVAPREVPLAFSSIYKVVKNTLQASAGGEAVVDIDLQDDEDVRAMARGHKVYGVSLVTPSMYADVAQMIGKYVLRDTGTGPGGEAVVPEVAEMRIQSALVANDVNAKQVLRTTAKFNEAKTSLSCSFSSVDSNGKIVEQHANCVIRFVDVDAVRARSQEAADHAAACMKDMQSCFGVDDNIFRLSRSMLYKMVGKIADFDPRYRGLSSFTINNGTLEALGTASFQGMPDASKWFANPGFLDAVSQLAGFAMNANESIDIEREVYVNHGWESMTLFAPRLDVDATYRLYVRMVPAENDLWRGDVFVFDEEEEGGALAGILRGCALQRVSKRVMEFIVNSASKKSSSTPSSRGLTAAHERSQSQSRWDTGLPRRSASECRTPAPVPVKGPAAAQDAWPRALKIVAEESGMEEDELADGVALGDIGVDSLLSLVITGRFHDELDIDLPGRSLFEECLTIGDIRTCLFGGAGAPLVEDAAEPIAFTSTASVTASSTACSDDTDSATTISSSSRTHTYGNMEDSHYHSGLEIGDGGINHEKKMLQSPPPTAISPGKAPPAWSMYVQGARGRSKENLFFFPDGCGTATSYLCLPSISPDMALIAFNSPFAKNPERMYEYSLQDVLQSYLDGIRSRQPHGPYRLGGWSAGGILAYAAAQKLIAAGEDVISLTIIDSPAPVRGLEILPESFYDHCLRTGIFRSEMRRDTVARTDGGGGGGGPGGAVSGSSQKWADPPEWLVAHFRAATALLSDYYAQPLPAEAARRMRVTIVWAGQTAFDGVRYASLSEALRADAEAGEREGVRFLTESRTDFGPGDWAKLLPGAAISTHAVEGEHHFSIMRGKGAEKVVEFVRGGL, from the exons ATGCCGACACAACAACCCGAAATGCTCGCCTACGTGTTTGGCGACCAGACGCACGACCTCACAGACGACCTGCTGGGTCTGCTGCAGTCAAGAGACGACCCCCTCGTTGTCAACTTCCTCGAGAGGAGCTGCGCGGTCCTCAAGTCCGAGACGGCCCGGCTGCCCCCCGATCACCAGGCGCGGTGTCCGCGCTTCTCTTCGATAGCAGACCTCCTCGCGCCGTACTCCGAAAGGACCCTCAACCCCTGCCTCGTCCAGGCGTTAACCTGCATCACGCAACTCGGCCTGTTTATCCGTCAACATAGCAGCCGGTGCGAGGCGTATCCGTCGCCGGAAAGGACATGCCTGGCCGGTGTCTGTACCGGGGCCATTGCTGCCGCGGCTGTCAGCTTCGCCCACAGCGCGCCCAGTCTGCTGTCGCCGGCTCTCCATGCAGTGACGGTAGCGGTTCGCGTAGGGGCTCTGGCATGGGATGTTGCGGACAGGATttcccaccaccaccacgggGATGATGAGTCTACTCCTAcagagaccgccgccgccgccttcgagTCGTGGTCTCGCGTGGTGGCGGGATGCCccttgtcgagcttgacCGACACGCTCGTCCGGTACGCCTCGGACAAAGGCCTCTCCGCCATCAAAACGCCTTATATATCAGCCGTTCTT GGACCCACGCAAGCAACGGTCTCCGGGCCACCCGAAGTGCTCTCCGATTTCTTCACTTCCGGCGCCTGTAGGGAAATcgccccgtcgtcggcctcgctgcGCATCACAGCCCCGTATCACTCGGCCGTCCTATTTCACGAGGAGGATATCGAGCagatcctcgagggcgtcccCAAGAGCGGGCGTCAGCAGCCTGATGTCGATGGCATCCCCATCGTCTCCATCAGCGCTGAGGgtcagcaacaacaagaccaacaacaagaagaagaagaagagcaagggcTGTACAAGGCTGTGAGCAGCCAGAGCCTGCACGACGCACTTGGACAGGCCGTCCGCGAGTGCCTGGTACGAGCAGTGGCCTTGGATAAACTGCCAgcccgcatcgccgagcaTGCGAAGACGGTCGTCGCACCGGCCGGAGCGCAACATCCCGCCAGAGTCTCCCTACGGTTCTTTGGTGTGCAGAACAGGGAGAGCCTCGTGGCTCAGATGCGTCTCCTGCTTCCCTCCGACGCCTACTGCGTAACACAGGCAATGACCGGCCAGACTCTGGAAGACTTCccagcatcgccatcgccatcggtATCGGCGTCCACCCCCAACGGCACTCGAAACGTAccagaagccgccgccgccgccgccgaggggTCCAATGCCAAACAGCCTCTCGCCATCCTGTCGGCGTCGGGACGATTCCCCGGCAACGCAGACACGATGGACCAGTTCTGGGACATTCTGTACAACGGCATCGACACGCACGAGATGGTGCCCCCCTCGCGGTGGGACGCCTCGACGCACGTAGGCGACACGTCGATCAAGAACGTCTCGGGCACGGGGTACGGCTGCTGGCTTCACCAGGCTGGCCAGTTCGACAcgaccttcttcaacatctcGCCGCGCGAGGCGTCCCGCATCGACCCGGCGCAGCGGCTGGCGctcatgacggcggccgaggccctcgagaaggccggcatCGTGCCGGACCGGACCCCGTCGACCATGCGGCACCGCGTCGGCGTGTGGTACGGGTCCTGCAGCATGGACTGGCTCGAGACGAACTCGGCCCAGGACATCGACGCCTACTTCATCCCGGGGGGCGCGCGCGCCTTCATCGCAGGGCGCGTCAACTACTTCTTCAAGTTCACCGGCCCCAGCTTCACCGTCGACACGGCCTGCAGCTCCAGTCTCGCCGCGCTGCACCTGGCGTGCAACGCGCTCTGGAGGGGCGAGGTCGAtaccgccgtcgtcggcggcaccaaCATGACAACCAACCCGGACATcaccgccggcctcgaccggGGCCACTTCCTCTCCCGCACGGGGAACTGCAAGACctttgacgacgccgccgacgggtACTgccgcggcgaggcggccgtcACGCTGGTGCTGAAGCGGCTCAGCGACGCCCGCAGGGACAACGATCCCATCGAGGCGTGCCTCCTCAGCGTGGCCACGAACCAcaacgccgaggccgagtccATCACGAGACCCAACACGGCGGCGCAGAGGGAGCTCTTTCGGGGCctgctggccgacgccgtcgtccggCCCAACGACATCAGCTACGTCGAGATGcacggcaccggcacccAGGCCggggacgccggcgagacctcgtccatcgtcaaCACTCTCTCGCCGCTGACGGCCCGCGGCTCGTGCCTGAGaccggcctcgagcccgcTCTATCTGGgggcggccaaggccaacgtGGGCCATAGCGAGGCCGCCTCGGGCGTCACGAGCATCGCAAaggtgctgatgatgatgaagcaCTCCATCATCCCGCCGCACATCGGCGTCAAGACCGAGTTCAACCGCCGGCTGCCCAACCTGGCCCAGCGCAACGCCCGTATCGCCATGGTCCCTACcgcctggccgaggccgccgcacGGGGGAAGCAGGCGGGTGCTGCTGAACAACTTCtccgcggccggcggcaacacgtccatcgtcatggaagacgcgccgccgccctgtGTTACCGGTGGTGAGGCCGGGATCGATCCGAGGCGCCGTCACGTCGTCACTATCTCGGCCAAGACGCCCGAGTCTCTCGTCTCGAACGTCGCCAACCTCGCCCACTggctcgaagacgacgcggAGGTGTCgtcacagcagcagcaagaagaCGCCACCAACCAGAacctcctcgcccagctcTCCTACACGACCACAGCCCGCCGCACCCACCACCGCTACAgggtcgccgtcgtggccggCAGCGCGTCCAAGCTGGCCTCGTCCCTCCGGAAGCAGCTCGAGAcgctcaacggcggcgacaagatCCTCCCCGCACCGTCCAAGGCTCCCGGCGTTGTCTTCACCTTCACGGGCCAGGGGTCGCAGTACGCCGGCATGGGCGAGGCGCTGTACGCGCGGTTCGCCTCCTTCCGGACCGACCTGCGGCGCTGCGACCACCTCTGCATCCGCATGGGCTACCCGTCCATCGTCGCCCTGTtcgagacggcgtcgagccgGGACGCCTTCGACCGCGCGTCCTTGACGTGTCTGCAGCTGGCGCACGTCTCGTTCCAGATGGCCCTGTGTAAGCTGTGGGAGTCGTTCGGCATCACTCccaccgccgtcgtgggCCACAGTCTCGGCGAGTACGCGGCGCTCTATGCGGCCGGGGTCCTCTCGCAGTCCGACGTGCTCTATCTCGTCGGCAGACGCTCCCAGATCATGGAGGAGCAGCTCCCCGAAGGCACGCACGCCATGCTCGCCGTCAAAGCCGGGGAGGCGAGCATCATGCAacacctcgacgtcggcgtcggcgtcggtgaggtTCTCGAGGTCGCTTGTCGGAACGGCCCGGCCAacaccgtcctcggcggcgccatctcAGATATCCAAGAGGCGCAGTCCGCtctcgaggccaagggcatcCGCTGCCGCGTCCTTGAGACGGCGCATGCCTTCCACACCGCCCAGGTTGAGCCGGTGCTCGCGTATTTCCGCAAAGCGACCAAGGGCGTCGTCATGCGGCGGCCCAGGATCCCCGTCCTTTCCCCCGTCCTCGGCAAGGTCCTGCGGAAGTCGGCGGACTTTGGAGACGACTACTTTGTCAAGCACTGCCGGCAGCCCGTCAACCTCGTGCAGGCCGTatctgccgccgccgtcgagggcatTGTGGGCAACCGCACCTTCGCCATCGAGATCGGGCCGGCTCCCCTCGTTGCCCCGATGGTGCGGGACATCATTGGGAACAGGACGACGATGCAGACCTGCGCCTCGGTCAACAAGACCATGGACCCCTGGCAGCTCCTCGCAGAGGCCTTGTCGCGGCTGTACCTGGCCGGCGTCTCCGTGGACTGGAACAAGTACCACCAGGACTTCCCCGAGTGCCACCGCGTCCTCCCGATCCCCGTCTACGGCTGGACCCTCAAGGAGTACTGGATGCAGTACACCAACGACTGGTCCCTCCGCAAGGGCGACCCGGCGTGGGTAGCGCCGCGGGAGGTGCCCCtggccttctcgtccatctACAAGGTCGTCAAGAACACCTTGCAGGCCagcgcgggcggcgaggccgtcgtcgacatcgatCTGCAAGACGATGAGGATGTACGCGCCATGGCCCGGGGACACAAGGTGTACGGTGTATCCCTCGTAACTCCG TCCATGTACGCGGATGTCGCTCAGATGATCGGCAAGTACGTGCTGAGAGACACCGGTACCGGCCCCGggggcgaggccgtcgtaCCGGAGGTCGCCGAGATGCGCATCCAAAGCGCCCTCGTGGCCAACGACGTCAACGCCAAGCAGGTCCTGCGTACTACAGCCAAGttcaacgaggccaagacgAGTCTCTCCTGCTCGTTCTCCAGTGTTGAT AGCAACGGCAAGATTGTGGAACAACACGCCAACTGCGTAATCCGCTTCGTCGACGTTGATGCCGTCCGCGCCCGCTCCCAGGAGGCTGCCGATCATGCCGCGGCCTGCATGAAGGACATGCAGTCGtgcttcggcgtcgacgacaacatcTTCCGCCTCAGCCGGTCCATGCTGTACAAGATGGTCGGCAAGATCGCCGACTTCGACCCCCGCTACCGCGGCCTGTCCTCCTTCACCATCAACAACGGCACGCTCGAGGCCCTGGGCACCGCCTCCTTCCAGGGCATGCCCGACGCGAGCAAGTGGTTCGCCAACCCgggcttcctcgacgccgtctccCAGCTCGCCGGCTTCGCCATGAACGCCAACGAGTCCATCGACATCGAGAGGGAGGTCTACGTCAACCACGGCTGGGAGTCCATGACCCTTTTCGCGCCCcggctcgacgtcgacgccaccTACCGCCTCTACGTAAGGATGGTCCCGGCCGAAAACGACCTGTGGCGCGgcgacgtcttcgtcttcgacgaggaggaggaggggggcgctTTGGCCGGCATCCTGCGCGGCTGTGCGCTCCAACGCGTGTCCAAGAGGGTCATGGAGTTCATCGTCAACTCGGCGAGCAAGAAGTCTTcatccaccccctcctccagggGCCTTACAGCCGCCCACGAACGGTCCCAGTCGCAGTCGCGCTGGGATACGGGCCTCCCCCGGAGGAGCGCCTCCGAGTGCAGAACCCCGGCACCCGTCCCGGTCAAAGGGCCCGCGGCCGCACAGGACGCGTGGCCCCGGGCCCTCAAGAtcgtggccgaggagagcggcatggaggaagacgagcttgccgacggcgttgccctcggcgacatCGGCGTCGACTCGCTCCTCTCGCTCGTCATCACGGGCAGGTTTCACGACGAGCTTGACATCGACCTGCCGGGCCGCTCCCTCTTTGAGGAGTGCCTGACCATTGGCGACATCCGAACGTGCCTGTTCgggggcgccggcgcgccgCTCGTggaggatgccgccgagccAATCGCCTTCACGTCCACGGCCTCCGTcacggcttcgtcgacggcttGCTCTGACGACACGGACAGCGCGACGACAATctcctcgagcagcaggacACACACGTACGGCAATATGGAGGACAGTCACTACCACTCGGGGCTCGAgattggcgatggcggcatcAATcacgagaagaagatgctGCAGTCTCCGCCACCAACGGCTATTTCGCCCGGCAAAGCGCCGCCCGCCTGGTCCATGTATGTACAAGGAGCGCGAGGGCGGTCCAAGGAAaacctcttcttcttccccgaCGGGTGCGGGACGGCCACATCGTATCTGTGCCTGCCCAGCATCTCACCAGATATGGCCCTCATTGCTTTCAATTCTCCCTTTGCGAA GAATCCAGAACGCATGTACGAATACTCTCTCCAGGACGTCCTCCAATCCTACCTGGACGGTATCCGTAGCCGCCAGCCCCACGGCCCTTACCGACTAGGTGGCTGGTCCGCCGGGGGTATCCtcgcctacgccgccgcccagaagctcatcgccgccggcgaggacgtcatTTCCCTGACCATCATCGActcgccggcgcccgtccGGGGCCTCGAGATTCTCCCCGAGAGCTTCTACGACCACTGCCTCCGCACGGGCATCTTCCGCAGCGAGATGCGCCGCGACACCGTCGCCCGgacggatggcggcggcggcggcggcggtccggGTGGGGCCGTGTCCGGATCCAGTCAGAAGTGGGCCGACCCCCCCGAGTGGCTCGTGGCGCACTTCCGCGCCGCCACGGCGCTGTTGAGCGACTACTACGCGCAGCCCTTACccgccgaggcggcccgGAGGATGCGCGTGACCATAGTCTGGGCCGGGCAGACGGCCTTCGACGGCGTGCGCTACGCGAGCCTGTCGGAGGCGCTGCGGGCGGACGCGGAGGCGGGAGAGCGCGAGGGCGTGAGGTTCCTGACCGAGTCCCGGACGGACTTCGGCCCGGGAGACTGGGCGAAGCTGTTGCCGGGcgcggccatctcgacgcACGCGGTTGAGGGCGAGCATCACTTCAGCATCATGCGCGGCAAAGGCGCCGAGAAGGTGGTGGAATTTGTTAGAGGCGGCCTGTGA
- a CDS encoding Putative YjgF/YER057c/UK114 family, RutC-like superfamily protein: protein MSELKYFSYEGYGVSLLKDMHYSQAVRVGDTIEISGQGGWDPKTGEVASDLLQEIDQAFENVDLTLKDAGGEGWSQVFRIRLYALDEAWTPEGMGRMIENIKRWAPDHAPILTGIGASKLGQPGMRVEVEVSAYDPEGAKKASENK, encoded by the exons ATGTCCGAACTCAAATACTTTTCCTACGAGGGGTATGGCGTCAGCCTCCTCAAAGACATGCACTACAGCCAAGCTGTACGTGTCGGCGACACCATTGAGATCTCTGGCCAGG GGGGCTGGGATCCCAAGACGGGAGAGGTTGCCAGCGACCTCCTGCAGGAAATCGACCAGGCGTTCGAGAACGTCGACCTGACCCTGaaagacgccggcggcgagggttGGTCCCAGGTCTTCCGCATCCGCCTGTACGCGCTGGACGAGGCGTGGACGCCCGAAGGGATGGGGCGGATGATCGAGAACATCAAGAGGTGGGCGCCTGACCATGCGCCGATCCTGACTGGCATTGGGGCTTCGAAGCTCGGGCAGCCCGGCATGCGCGTGGAAGTGGAAGTGTCGGCGTACGATCCCGAAGGGGCCAAAAAGGCATCTGAGAACAAGTGA
- a CDS encoding Putative UDP-glucuronosyl/UDP-glucosyltransferase, with protein sequence MHLSTTTTPPPDGSSSAAASAVAKASRKPLKFLLHCFSATGHVLPMQAVARELVERGHEVVWTTIAPQEARVVASGARFVPAEEVIKVDANLEGAEPKDMVETAEVMFGGRVTAQVADIRRVLETFTPDLVLNDALPQGVAALYELGEIPRYATLGVVPLYLPDIGPEPVEHAAQSALGLLISRPQLVLPTINPERQRLGLPALKVTDAYAYSPFLHIQASCPSLEFQEGPEPILPQAQYVGPLVTRLAGASLGVPAWWDDVVNATSVIGITQGTFAMNPTSLIIPAIQALQDDKSHLLVVPSKLAGEIREKIEVGDNVRIAEWVPYDMLLPRCRLLVTNGGYGSVTQALSHGVPLVCAGTSEDKKDTAARVTWVGAGIDLKTDTPSVSQVRDAVHRVLNEATFRDSAARIGKELNAQGGAKRACDLLEKAAIEQLVAKEEANA encoded by the coding sequence ATGCACctctcaacaacaacaacaccaccaccagacGGATCGTCCTCagccgcggcctcggccgtggcTAAGGCTAGCCGGAAACCTCTCAAGTTCCTCCTGCactgcttctcggcgactGGCCACGTGCTGCCGATGCAGGCAGTGGCCAGGGAGCTGGTCGAGCGCGGCCACGAAGTCGTCTGGACGACGATAGCGCCCCAGGAGGCCCGCGTCGTCGCTTCGGGCGCCAGGTTCGTCCCCGCGGAGGAGGTGATCAAGGTCGACGCCAACCTCGAGGGCGCGGAGCCCAAGGACATggtcgagacggccgaggtcATGTTCGGCGGCCGGGTCACGGCGCAGGTCGCCGACATCCGCCGCGTGCTCGAGACCTTCACGCCCGACCTGGTGCTCAACGACGCCCTGCCGCAGGGCGTCGCCGCGCTGTACGAGCTGGGCGAGATTCCCCGGTACGCCacgctcggcgtcgtccccTTATACCTTCCGGACATCGGCCCGGAGCCCGTCGAGCACGCCGCCCAGTCCGCGCTCGGTCTGCTCATCAGCCGACCGCAGCTGGTGCTGCCCACGATCAACCCGGAACGACAGAGGCTGGGGCTGCCGGCACTCAAAGTCACGGATGCATACGCGTACAGCCCGTTCCTGCACATCCAGGCATCGTGTCCCTCTCTGGAGTTCCAGGAGGGCCCCGAGCCCATCCTTCCGCAGGCGCAGTACGTCGGCCCGCTGGTCACGCGGCTCGCGGGGGCCAGTCTCGGCGTGCCGGCGTGGTGGGACGACGTGGTCAACGCGACCTCGGTCATTGGCATCACGCAGGGCACCTTCGCCATGAATCCGACGTCGCTCATCATCCCCGCCATCCAAGCGCTCCAGGACGACAAGAGCCATCTGCTGGTCGTGCCGTCGAAGCTCGCGGGCGAGATCCGGGAGaagatcgaggtcggcgacaACGTCCGCATCGCGGAATGGGTCCCGTACGACATGCTGCTGCCGCGGTGCCGTCTCCTCGTCACCAACGGCGGCTACGGCAGCGTCACGCAGGCGCTCTCCCACGGCGTCCCGCTCGTCTGCGCCGGCACGTCggaagacaagaaggacaccGCCGCGCGGGTGACGTGGGTAGGGGCGGGCATCGACCTCAAGACCGACACCCCGTCGGTCAGCCAGGTCCGCGACGCGGTTCACCGCGTGCTGAACGAAGCCACGTTCAGAGACAGCGCGGCCAGGATCGGAAAGGAGCTCAACGCCCAAGGCGGCGCCAAGAGGGCGTGCGACTTGTTGGAAAAGGCGGCGATAGAGCAGCTTGTTgcgaaggaggaggccaatGC